DNA from Triticum aestivum cultivar Chinese Spring chromosome 7D, IWGSC CS RefSeq v2.1, whole genome shotgun sequence:
GAACTGGCCGACACCCGACCCACCACCAACGCACGCCGGGCACACCGAGACCAGGAGAGAGACAACATGCGTCCATCACGGGGTCTTCGCCTCGCCGTGCTTCTCCTCCTCTTCTCGGCCTCCGTCCTCCTCCCGGCAGCCAGAGCCCAGGaggagaccgaggaggaggaggagttcagctACTTGCTGGACGCAGAGAACGGGCCGGTGCACTGGGGCGACATCAAGGAGGAGTGGTCCGCATGCGGCAAGGGCAACATGCAGTCGCCCATCGACCTCGCCAGCCCACGCGTCTCCCTCGTGCGCGGCCTCGGCTACCTCAACCACTCCTACGTCCCAGCAAACGCCACCATCGTCAACCGCGGCCATGACATCATGGTCAAGTTCGAGGGCGACGCCGGGAGCGTCTCCATCGCCGGCACGCCCTACTTCCTCCGGCAGCTGCACTGGCACTCCCCCACCGAGCACAGCATAAATGGCCGCAGATACGACATGGAGCTTCACATGTTCCACGAGAGCGCCCAGGGCAAGGCCGCCGTCATCGGCGTTTTCTATGAGGTCGGCGCCCACGACGCCTTCCTGCACAAGGTGCCTCTCTTTTCTTTCTTGCATCCTGTCTTTAGTTAACCAACCAACGAAGCAGGCTTAGTTAAGCTTGATGATTAACTAAAGCCAACATGGCAACATGGTATGCAGAGGACGGGTGTAATACTTAAACCTTGTAAGTAATAAAACGTGTAATACTTAAACCTTGTAAGGAATAAAACGCTCCATTTCGGAAAAAACACGGCAACATGGGACTTATGCATTAATTAACGGCAACATGCAAAGCTGCATGATACAACTAACGGCATCATCAACCTGCATGATGCAAGTAATAATTTGCACGCCATGCATGGGGCTAACTCTCATCTTGTACGAACGCAGCTGGAGCCTTATCTGGAGATGATAGCGGATCGCAAGGACAGGGAGGAGAAGATGGGCATGATGGATCCCAGGGACGCTAGAGGCAAGGCCAGCGTGTACTACCGCTATCTGGGCTCCCTCACCACCCCACCCTGCACAGAAGGGGTCATCTGGACCATCATCAAGAGGGTACGTTCCGTTTAATCCATTCACCGTCATGCATCACCTTGCATCAAAcacactactccctctgttccataatataagacgtttttaacGTAACGGAGGGACTACCAAGTAACAACTATCAGTAAAATATTGCATTTCTAGACCATCACATGACGCACAACTTGCAACTTTCAAATAAAAGAATTTTGTGAAACTTAGCAGTTGGCAGGGAGCTGCCAGTTCGATCTATGTACAGATCCTTTAATTTGTTAGCACAAGGAATCTTCCCATCGTCTTTCCTTCACTTTTGATTGATGGGAATTTAGATGTGTGCACAAGTCGTATTATACGCCATGCATTGAATGGTTGGTGAATAATGATGGAATTGTTATATATATATTTTATGTTACtgaaattttttctttttctctatcTGGTTGAATTTGCAGGTCCGCACTGTGTCGAGGCACCAGCTGGAGCTTCTCCGGGAGGCTGTTCACGACGTAGGTTTTCTTTTTCCACTCCCATTTCTCTAATCGTTTTCAAGAAAGTTAAGTCTTCTATTCTCTTGGTGCATTCAACTCTTGTCctacgcatagctttggtcttatatgactttgctatttgacGGCGTGTTTTTAGTGTGCGTGTGttagtgttggttgtgtgcattctATCTATGCAGAGGCCAGGTGTGCTCGTTATGTTTCTATTCTTTTGATGCTTCATTTTGGCTCAAATAAAATCACCCTTTGTTGAAAAATTCACCTCTTGTCCTTCAGCACTTTCCAGAATTTTTTTGGACTGATTTCCCTTCAACCCTACATGCAGGACATGGAGAAGAATGCGAGGCCGCGTCAGGAGGTGAACAGCAGATATATCAGCATGTTCCGTCCTTTTGAGCAGAATAGACATTGATTACTAATGTTGATCCTCTGCCTAATTTGATTGGTGCTTCAGCTATTTTTTGTGTACATGGTTATATGGTTTTTGTACGTAGGTCTTTCCATCCACTTTGATGCCTTGTATATGGTTACGGAATAATAAAGGAACACGACCAGTTCATGTCCATGCATATCTTGATGTTGCAATCCTGGGATCTACCAGATCATCGACATGATTATTGCCACTGCCATTTGAAATGAAAAAACTAGCAAGGCCTTGATTATGGTTGAGTAGTACCTGCGAATGAAATAAGGTCATCCATGGCTAATTCTTGTGTCACCCATATTCGTCGTAGCCAAAATAGCCGTGAGTCACTTTATGGCTAATTTTGGCAGCACACAACTTAGTGTTGTTTAGCTTTGGCTTCAGTCCAAAGAACGTCTAGACTTTTTTTTTGACAAACCTCTCCCACTTTATACTCATGATTGTAATCCCTAAATTTTGAGTAACACGGATTATTTCGCAAAAAAAGGCCATCCATCTGGTGGTGTCCCATTGAAGAATCATGCAAGGAATAGTCGACGCCTGAGAGGATTATCCTGTTGCAACCGTTGCTACAGCTCAAGAAACGCTAAGTTTGAATATTACCAACATGATATTGATTCCTGTATCTTTGGCTATTTGTTTTTGTAATGATCAGGTACTCAAGTTGACTATGGATCTTAATATAAACGGAGTACTCAACAGGTGAAGGGTGTCCACCTCACCTGTCGCTATCCCTGGTACGATGATGACCAGAGATAAGACTTGTGTGCCATGTGCCATTGACGCCGGCATGAATTAATTCAACTTTCTCAACAGTTCAATCTCGTAGAAAAGAAAACATAAGAGGTGAGCATCCAATGCAATTACTGACTGCCCTTTTCAAATCAGCAGTTGCTAATTTTGGGTTTTAAATGAACACTAGACAAACACATGGTCCAGAACTTTCTCATTCCGGGGGTTGGTGACTGACAGATTGAAAGACCTGCCTAGCTAGGGTAATCAGTTATGCAGAATGACTTTTAGTGAGACAATTGTGCGTATTATTCGTCTATGGGCGTTTATATATGGTTGAAAAGTAcaaaaatgttactccctccgtcacaaTTTACACGGTGTGCTTCAACAATCTCTGGGCCAAGGTGATTAGCGATTGGACAGAGAAATAGTATCGGTGATTATATCATGGCGCCTCATTACTGCAGAAATTaatgtgtacacacatgcatggagtgcttcCACCtcgcatacacacatgcatgcagttatTCCATCCCGCGTACACACCTTCATGAAGTGAAAATTGTGggcttgattgcggttaccacgcacAAATTAAATGAGCATTAAACAAAATGCGCCTAAAATCCTTTCGGTGGTGGAAATGCATGAGAATTCAAGCGCGCcgtgtaaactgtgacggagggaatAGGTCAAACCAAATGCATTCCCGGAAAAGTGTGTTAAAATGAGTGTGAACGTGTGAACCGCAGGACCGAAAAACTGCCTCCCACGCGGCTCTAGCAGCCACACCGGAGTGTCCAGATCTTGCCACTGGGCAACCTCCCCTGTCTCGTCACCTCCCCTTGCGACGGCTGGAAGGCGTCGCTGGGCAAAACCCAGTCTGCGACAATGGCGGCGTGGCTGTTTTCCGTGGCGTGGTGGCATTGTATATGGAGGGGTTGCGAGCTATGACACAGGGGCTTCCGCCTTGGCATGGTGAGGCTGGCTCTCTCTGAGGCAGACATGCTGGCATCGTTGGCTGCTGCTGGCGGAGGTATGGAGGCGCAGAGGTGTGTGTGGCTTCGGCCCATGTGATGGGCAGGGGGCACTCTTGGCGGCTGATTTATGTGGCCATTGCCGCCAGATCCAATGCACAGCTGCCCCCCATGCACTAACTACACCACCGCCGGAGGTAGCCGATGGGCTGGTTTCGTCTCGGCTAGGTCTGCCGTAGTGCGCGAGTGATGTCCAAGATTTTGGTTACCAAATGGGGCATTTTTACCGAGGGTGACGGATAAATGCGGTTACCACGGTTACCACGAAATACCGAGTAAATTTCGAacgaaattttttgaattcaaaaaTTTAATCACCAAAACtaaaaaatttgaaattttgacAGTATCACCGCTATATTTATGGCATGTAAACAGTTTATAGCAATAGTAACTGGCCTTAAGTGACCCACAACACATATAACAATACAATGACCAATATAGATGTACAATACTCATAAACCATCAGAATAGCAGTCCAAGTGTCCAACAATATAGTTTCAGACTTTAGAGACTAAACTTAAGATTAGACACAGGAAGACACACATAGCAGTCCAACAACAAAAGAAGTGCAGCCAGTCCATATTACAGTCCCATAACAAAAGATCGTCGATTCGTTAATTACATACTACAAAGCATTGAGCAACAAACCAAATTGTCATTCAATTCCTTCTAGACTTGCAAGTCTCCTTCCTCGAATCTCAAAACGAATCAAGCTGCAAGTGAGCAAATTAAATGTCATGTTGTTAGCAAACAAATTTGTTTATATTATCATGTCTTCGAATTTGTTGACAATATATAATAAATAGATGGATGGCATGAGATAGCAGCAagcaaataaaattttgggtgttaGCAAGCAAATATGGATGTATGTCATGATATGGAAGCAAATAGATAATTTTTCGGGTGGCAGCAAGCAAACAGACAAGGTTAGCACTTCATTAttaccttcctcttcctccttttcCTTGTAGACTTCCGCAAAGGTTCATTGCTTTCACGAGGCAGCACGTCATTGTTACCTACAAAAATTACAAGTTAGCACTTGAACAACATAAATTCATACAATGTTAATATAAACTAAAGGGCTTTGACCTTCATCATCCTCTCCATCATCtacatcctcttcctcctcttcctcctcttcctcctcacttgGAGGCATCCCACTTCCTCTAGATATCTTTTGTCCCACCACCTCCAAGACAACCGGacaatcaccatcaccatcactatCACCATCATATTTATCCTCATCTTGAATGGAATCGCTTGTTGAGTTGCCCAACCAATCCATGATTTCGTTATTACAATCATAGAGAGTGGTATTCATCAACAACGCACAAGTATCAACCTCTTTCTCTTTTGGCTCACCAAGAATTAGTCGGATTCGCAGCCCAAGGTTGTAGTGGCAAAAAACCATCTTGTGCAACTTTTCAAAACCAAGACGGTTCCTCACTAGTGTATGCACTAAAGCGTATGTGCTCCAATTCCGCTCACAGCCACTTGAAGAGGTGCATTGAGAGACAATACGAATAGCATACTTTTGAAGCACCGGTGTGGTTCCTCCAAATGTTATCCACCACTCAGTTGGGGACACCTTTTCAGCTGCATTACGAGGGTACATGCCTTCGAAAGCCCCTCTTGTATTGACATAAGAGTGAACTTCAGGAATCATAGCAATGAACTCTGAAGGACTAGCCAACTTCTTAAGTGCTGCATTGAGTGCATTCACGTGTGATAGACTTTTTCAAAAGTTATACTTGTAGTGACTTGCCGGGTCTAGAACACCGGCTATAGAATGGAATGATAGCATGGCAGCAAGAATTAGTTTGCAACGACCATTAAAGGATAGCAACAATAAGAATAATTAGCATTTTACCAACAATAACAATTCTATGGCAGCAAGAATTATTACCTGCAACCATCAATGTGTTTTTGTATAAATGGTCAACCCTTTTGTCGACCACCTTTAGGTACTTGTTTTGGTCTAGAGAATCATGACAAAACAAAGAACTCAACTGATGCCTAGAATGCATCATCTTTGTCATAAAGCCAGAAAGTGACCCAAGCTTCTGTGAATCAGCATATCTAAGTATGCTATATATTGGGCCAATTAAATCTAGCACCCACTTCACGCTATTCCACCAGGTCCTACTTATCAAACAATCATATGTGTAGTCATAATCAACCTCGGAACTCCATGAGCTATTTTTCCACTCTGGAGATGTCATCCACACTTGGAATTTCTCTTGCTTATCCCAAAAGCTTTCTAGGAACATAAAGTTAGTTCCAAACCTTGTGGCATTCGGGCGCACCAACTCTCCACCTATGTGCTTCTGCATTTCAGCATGCAAAGTTGAATGATTGTACATGAATCTACAAATTCTCTTACAACTACTAACCACTTCATTAATCTCAGGAAAGCATCCCATCTCCTTCAACATGAGGTTAATGGTGTGAGCCGCACATGGCTGCCATGTGATGTGTGGGAAATCTGCAACAAGGTCAAGACATGCTTTCTTGAAGTTAGAGTCATTGTCGGTCACAAGTTGGACAACATGTTGCTGCCCTATCTCTTCGATCacttctttgatgtgctcaaacaCAAACTGTGAATTTTGCATGTGTCCGGTGGCATTAACAGATTTGTGGAAATACATACGCCCATTGGAGAACACCATAAAGTTTATGATGCTCATCCGTGAAGGGCCAGTCCACGAATCTGACATGATAGTAACACCATATGTGGGCCAATCATCTTTGAACTTGGCCACATACTGCTGCAACTCTTCATAATTGCTATTTAAATAAACTCCATCAATATCTATCCCTTTAGGGGCAGGCACCCCTTTGCCAAGGTCTTGAGTCAATTTTATTGCTCCTACGAAGTACGGACAATTGGCTTTGTGCCCAGGGATGTCATTAGCGTGAAACCATTTTGCCCAAGCCTTCCCAATCCTGGATTCATATTCCACCTTGCTAATACACGCCTCCATTGTCTGCTGTGGCCTAGTCTTGCTATATGCCAAGTCAACGTCAAAAAAGTCTTTGACACCACTTGAGCTGCTCCCTACACTTCCTTTAACAGCACTGGTTCTCCCATGATCTTCACGTAACAAATTTCGTAGGGTCTGCTGGAGtacctcatcatcttcatcttcacaaTCGATATGTATTGCTGCACCTTGATTGTTCATATGATTGACCTCAGCTACCACTCTTTTCTTTCCTTCTTTGGAAGTCCTTCTCCGGGCCTCTCCCTCTGGAATGGCTTTCCGAAAAATGGCAACTACCTGATGAGGTGCATTCATGCAAGAGAAGACATGAGGGCCCAGTCCAGCTATATGCTGCTTGAA
Protein-coding regions in this window:
- the LOC123170527 gene encoding alpha carbonic anhydrase 7-like, translated to MRPSRGLRLAVLLLLFSASVLLPAARAQEETEEEEEFSYLLDAENGPVHWGDIKEEWSACGKGNMQSPIDLASPRVSLVRGLGYLNHSYVPANATIVNRGHDIMVKFEGDAGSVSIAGTPYFLRQLHWHSPTEHSINGRRYDMELHMFHESAQGKAAVIGVFYEVGAHDAFLHKLEPYLEMIADRKDREEKMGMMDPRDARGKASVYYRYLGSLTTPPCTEGVIWTIIKRVRTVSRHQLELLREAVHDDMEKNARPRQEVNSRYISMFRPFEQNRH